The Eriocheir sinensis breed Jianghai 21 chromosome 54, ASM2467909v1, whole genome shotgun sequence genome segment GTAGCAGTCACTTCTGTTTGAGCGTGGCTGCACAACTGGGCCCCTGGTGTACCCCGCAAAGACATTGAGGGTTGGAGTCCAGATATCATCACACGCTAAAGAATTTCTCCCCATCTTGGTATCAACGAATTCGATCCGCGAATCCTCCCAGTCTAAATATAGGTTCATTTCCACGCTGGCCATCCCCTTCTCGGTGCTCATTTTGTTAATGAACATCACGTGGATCTCATATAAAAGTATGCCCTTTTGCTTGCGGCCCAAGAAGGGGCTGACTCTTGTATCGTAATTAGTGTCTTTGCTTATCGCTCTCCGACTACCGCAATGTTCCTCGTCGCTTCCGTCTGGGGAGTCTGTGCGCCCGTCACACCTTTCGCTGCGTAACAGACACACGCCGTCGTCAGAGGAAAACTGGATGGCGTTACAGACGGTGAATGTGAGAATGTCGGTACTTGTGTTTATggttttctctgtggccttgtaTGGGAGAGTAGTTGTAGGTTGTTGCAGACTTCCACTAGGGTGCCAGCGTTGACGACCCATCACCCACGACCCCTGGATGAGCTCGTCGTTGTGTAGGCTTGAGCTGAGTCTCCATCCCAACTCCCCTTGGGAAATAGTACTCGTATCCTGCCCTTGGAATTCAAAGGTCCCGTCCGCCAACGTCCTCAGCGTGTAATGGCGGTCAAAATCTCTACGGGCTCCGAATAGGGTGTAAGTCAGGCCTTCAGGAACTAGGCAGAGTGTACAGTCCAGCTTACTGTAACACGCCCACTTATCCATCCCACCCTCAGCAAGCAGCACGGGGCAGAGGGCAGTGGGGTCATCCTCTGATTCCTCCCAACCACTCGCCCAGGTCAAAACGTCTCCAGTAGAACAATTGTGTGCCTTCAATAGATCGCCAGTCGCTTCTTCCTCCGTTGGAAAGTGTCCACCAAGGCTTCGGCACAACCTTAGAGATCCTTGATAGGCTCTGGACCCCTGGAGCCATACTGTCTTGGGGGGTGTCAAACAGGGGTCCAGAGGCAACTCCCACTCCAAGGTTAGCACGGGACCCTTAGTGGTCCACGAAACATCAAGGGGGTGAGTAAGAATATTCCTGGCCAATAAAACAGAGCAGTTGCCTGTGGTTCGTatgccttcttccttctcttttttctctcctttctcttccttcttctgctcctgctcctgctcctcaacctcctccttcgTCAGTAGGGTTACTCCGGTTATCATGCCAGTGAAGGAGGCATTATCGGGTCCTTCGGCCCCTAAGCAGAGCCGCACATCGCCTCCCAACTCCCCCCAGGCACTCATGTTTTCTGCAAATTTGAGGTCAAGGGGACGGCCTTGCAGAGAAGCCCACACCTGAGGGAGAAAAGATAGAACTCATTACTCACCTCTCCATTACTCAATACTTTCCTCAGTGCCAGACTCTCCTcagcttccttctttcacttattcTAGCACCTTCACAATCTAATTttctcattcctccatcccttcccatcatttcctttcttctactaTCTCCCACATTTTGGCATACTTGTTTTCCTACGCACCTGTCCATTTACAGCGGTCTCGCGAGGCCGGCAAAGACTTAGTAGGGCAAACGAGCCAGATATCGGGAATTCAAGCCAGGGGATCAAGTGCTCGTCTTTCTATCACTTCCTGGACTCCCACTCCATGCCTGGTTCAGTGGGCCCTACAGAGTTCAAAGGTATTAAGCACCACTAACTACGTCATATCTGCTCCAAATAAGCGCAAGCAACAGCAAATTTGCTATCTCAACATGCTCCGGAGCCCTGGAGCCCAACGGTGTTGCCGAAAAACCAGCTCCAGTTTGTGCTGTTAACTCAGGTCGAGATTGGGAGTTTGGTCAAGGAGAAGTCAAGGCTTGCCAGTCTAAGTCTACCGCCAAGTACGAAAGCATACACTTGGAAAGCAGTCAACGAACCGAAATCTTGGCCCTATTGGACACATATTCATGGGTTTTCCAGGACAACTGATTCCTGGTTATCCACTTTTATGGCGTTTCGGTTAAACTTTTGCTGCTGTATTCAACATAGAGAAAGCTTTGGCCAGGGTCTGGAATAAATCTTGATATATGAAGTATCTTCGTACGGGTTTATATTTCCCTCTGCGGTTTCACGTCCTTCGACTGGCCTACCGACCCTTGAAAAACAAGAATGCAAAGGTAGATGCTGCAACTCGCCCAGCATCTGATCGTGCAATATTTCTGAACTGGGCGAAAGCATCTTGGTGTCCTCGAGTGCTCAGAAAACTTAATAtcccatctatcaactcgacacaacttTCCAATCATCTATTCCGGTATACACTGACGGCTCGAAGTCTGAGGCTGGCGTAGGATTTGTGCCGTCTTCCCAACTATCTGACAGGGTAGCCACCTTCCTAATGCTGCTTCCACTACGACGGAGCTGTCAGTAATTTTGCTTGCCCTTCCTCTATCGCATATCCATTTTATTGGGTTTAGTGATTCTTTAAGCGGTCTTTtagctctgttttttttttaattcctgacACTCAATAGTTATAAACACAAAAGAGTGGCTCTATCTGCCTCACCCCCGAGGCCGTCATATTAGGTTTTGTTGGGTTCCGGCCCATGTGGGAATTACGGGGAATGAGCAGGCTGATCGCCTGGCCAAGGCAGCGGCAGTCTAACATGCACCTCGTCCCGGTGCTTCTAGCCCCCTCCCATATGGCGATCTCATTCCTGCCATCCGGTCAGCGCTGCAGGCCGTCTGGCAGGAGAGTTGGGAGGCCCAGATGGCCCACATAAAGATGAGTGAGATTACGACCAGGGCTCTGCGACCCTGGTCATATTGTAATAATCGTAGCTGCCGCAATGAGATAGCGCTGACCCGTCTGAGGACAGACCACACACGTTTAACACATGGTTTCCTCATGTCTCGGGGAGTATAGCTTTACTGCGATAACTGTTTGGTCCCTCTGACTGTCCGGCACTTGCTGGGCGAGTGGCCCAGTCTGGGGGACCTACGCGAGCAGTGCCTTTCCCTTTAACCTATCAAGGATGGTGTTCTGCAGGGCTGTACTCCATCTCCCACTGTTTCTTTATTCAGTAATCTTTTTCCTATAACAAACTGTTTTATCCACTCATACCCTGATGACTTTACAACCGGAATTACATGAACCGAAGCTAGACGCTACACAAACGAGTGACCTCCGACCTTGCTTTTATTTCTGAATGGGTCAGAGGCAACTAAGTGTTTTTTCAATCTCTTAACACAGTCTTCTATTAACCTATCCCTTATACTTCGATACCATTCAGCTGTCCTTTTTTTCCAAAATATACATTCTCGGTCTATGCTCAACTTAAATtcataactggaaacttcatatatcccctcttgctaaatcagcttcctcaaaatTAGGCGTTTAGTATCATCTCCACCTCCcaaatgctgtccatatacaaggaccTTGTCCAACCTTGTATAGAGTAGACATCTCGTGTGGCAGAGCTCAACACATATTCATTTTGGACAGCgtgaaggctcttcgtctcattaactcccctcctctgatggatagtcttctacctctcaaactccgccgcagttttgtctctctttctgtctcttatcGATGTTTTCATGccaattgctcttctgaacttgctagctgcatgctCTCGACGTTCTACTCTAtatagctcatccctatgctatctaaATCCTTTATGCATGAaattaccagcatcttcatttcttgactcctttcactggtaaactttggaacaaacttcctttctctgtatttcccGTTCCCtatgacttcaactctttcaagaagggagCATCAAGACATCTATcaatccgaaattgacctctcttcgaGTCACTCTTTCAGATTACTTATGCAGGAGCTGCAGTTTgcgggctttttctttctttaatgcccttgagctgtttcctttactgcaaaGAAAAGAACGGAATCCATCCATGCAAGTCTTGATGCAGATCCCCTCCTCGTTTTAAGTTCATGATTGCAAGATCCATGGACATGTTCATGCTACCAATGGTGTCCCATTGTTATCCTCCCCTCAGAATTGTCTCGTGCAGAGACAACCCAGTGAGCAGAGTCGACTTCTAAATAGCGTTCCACATGCCATTATAAAGGAAGTTGGCGTTCGCAGACTATGCACGTAACAGGCTTCGATTTAGTGTCACGTAGTAATCGCTGATTTGGTATAACGTCATTTCAACGGTACTCCATAGTTTTGCATATACACGTATTACAGGAGACATCAATTCCCCACTTCAAGTTCACCTTGAACTACCATTGCGTAAAACAGGAAGGACAAGCGACATTAAAATTCGAATATTTGTCCTTCATACTTATCAGCAACACCATAATACTCGTGCTAACAAATTTCATAACATCGGTAAGTCTTCTTGACGACAGCCGTACTCCAATTCCAGCGTATGTTAACTTTTTCACGATTTCAGTGTCCTCGTTACACAAATGAATAGACTGTACCAGTTCATCCAGTAAACCCCCGTGACCAAGAACTGGATTACCCGTGGCTTCACGATCTCGCGCAGTCCCTTGATGCCATCGGCAAGACCTCCAGTGACTCGGCAAGGATTACTGCAGCCTCGACAATCACAAGGGCAGTGACAATGGTATTGCCAATAAATTtgatccacaactctgcccaatACCCAGTGCACGCAGATGTTGAAATTCTTTGGGGCAAATACGCAGCCATGCCTCACTCTTATGTTCAGAGGAAAAAGCTTGATAATCCCCCTCCCCCAAAACATACTACATATAAgtctcagtcccagagtaaaggccagtcaaTAGACCACCATTCTTTGAAGCACCTCGACGGAGTAGCAGGAGTGCCTCACGATGGGTTGGCAGGTGATGGGTGACGTTACATCAAGCGGGCGCCTCGTATGACACCTGAGCCACCTTAGTTACCTTGAAGAAGCCTTAGAAGAAAGTACCATGCACCCGTGGTTCCTACTTCCCTCCCCAGTTTATCGGAAATGTCCCAacattattatcgttgttgtcactttaagtgttattattattattactaatacgTGTTTGTGCAATATCATACGTAAATTCACCTTGTAATTCGTTGAGTCCGGATCAGCTTCTTGCGGTGGAGGCGCGGGCGTAGGCGTGGCCAGCTCCATGGGATTGACGGATGTCACGCCCAAACATAAATTATTCCATGCCTCAGGTCTCAGTGTTGCGTTCAGGTCACTTCTTTCCTCGTTAACAGACACCCAGACACTGAATTGGTCAATACCTGTTAAATAAATATTTATGTATCATACTAAGTGGCTTATGATCAAACTGAATGGCTAGAGGGGTTGACAGTCACAGAGACAGtcggaaaataagataaaaaaggaacCAAGTAAACAAACATATTAAGAGTTCTGCGTTGAAGTAGAAAAAAGTGTAACACTTTCACAAACACACGGGGGTATTGTATTACAGATTTGTAAAAAGCCAGTACAAGCAGTAGTAGGcccagaaagagacagaggaacgGGCAGGCATATACAATGACAGATTAGGAGGGACGGAGATAGATAactagacatatatatatatatatatatatatatatatatatatatatatatatatatatatatatatatatatatatatatatatatatatatatatatatatatatatatatatatatatatatatatatatatatatatatatatatatatatatatatatatatatatatatatatatatatatatatatatatatatatatatatatatatgtctgatGGTTCAATGTCCTTTGATCCTTTAAGAAAGGCTAATTTACTTTCTGATATTTTTATTAACAAACAGTGTGACGATGAAATATCCCTACCTTTGCCttgtgggggaggcggtggctgaacggatagcgagacggcctcgcgttcaggaggacgcgagttcgatccccgaccggtgccaccaagctgggatttttcagccgccgccgagtggcttaaaactacccacatgctgtccagaagaccacctatcaacccggactctagattctaggattaaagatgagctccgggagggcagcatgagccaatgcaagatggcgccactataaacactcgcctgcgccagaatgggctgggccgaccatcaggccccaccgggaagaagccttggaccgaccatcaggatccaccgggaagaagcctaccggcgcaataggccaagacgtaaaaaaaaaatatatatatatatatatatatatatatatatatatatatatatatatatatatatatatatatatatatatttttttttttacaaggaaggagacagctcaagggccccccaaaagtaaacaataataaaaaagcccgctactcgctgcttacaaaaagaatccaaagaggtggccgaaagagaggtcaatttcgggagaagaggtgtccaaatacccttctcttgaaagagttcaagtcgtagggaggaggaaatacagaagaaggaagattgttccagagtttaccagcgtgagggatgaaagagtgaagatgctggttaactcttgcataagaagtttggacagtatagggatgagcatgagtagaaagttgcgtgcagcggggccgcgggagggggggaggcatgcagttagcaagttcagaagagcagtcagcatgaaaatatcgatagaagatagaaagagagggaacatggcggcggaaattaagaggtagaagactatcagtgagagaagagctgatgagacgaagagccttaagactccactctgtccaagagagctgtgtgagtggagcccccccacacgtgagatgcatactccatacgagggcggacaatgcccctgtatatggatagcaactgtgcgggggagaagaactggcagagacgatacagaacgcccaacctcgaggaagctgatttagtgagagacgagatgtgatgtttccagttaagattttgagttaaggatagaccgaggatgtttagtgttgaagatggtgacagctgagtgttgttgaagaataggggataggtgtttggaagattgtgtcgagttgataggtggagaaattgggtttttgaggcattgaaggacacaaggttccttttaccccaaccggaaatgatagtaaggtctgaggttaagcgttctgcagcctccagcctggagtcatgtaattcctgctgagagggtcttctgttgaaagaagttgaataatgcagagtggagtcatcagcgtatgagtggataggacagtttgttatggaaagaagatcattgatgaataacaggaagagagtgggtgataggacagagccctatggaacaccactgttgataggtttaggggaagaacagtgaccgtctaccacagcagaaatagaacggccggaaaggaaactggagataaaggaacagagagaaggataaaatccgaaagagtACAGTTTAGAtagcaaagacttgtaccagactctatcgaaggctttcgatatgtctagtgcaactgagaaagtttcaccgaaacggctaagagaggatgaccaagaatcagctaagagagcaagaagatcgccagtagaacgccccttgcggaactcatactggcgatcagatagaaggttagaagaggaaaggtgcttttgaatcttccggttaaggactgattcaaaagatttagatagacaggaaagtaaagctatagggcggtagtttgagggattggaacggtcacccttcttaggcacaggctgtacgaaggcgtacttccagcaggaaggaaaggtagatgttgataggcagaggcgaaagagtttgaccaggcagggtgtcagcacggaagcacagttgttaaggacaataggaggcactccatcaggtccataagccttctgagagttgaggccagagagggcatagaaaacatcattaggaagaatcttaataacaggcataaaggagtcggaggggggatgaataagaggaatatgcccagaatcgtccagagtggagttgttatagaaagtttaagcgaagagttcagccttagagatagatgagacggcagtgctgccgtctgggttaagaagaggcgggaaagaggaagaagtgaaattggagatgtttttggctaagtgccagaagtctctggaagaattagagaaaccAAGGTGTTGagatttgctatggataaaggagtttttggtcaGTCGAAGAATAGATTCGGCACGATTCCgagcggaaatgtaaaggtcatggctAGCGGGAGtatgaaggctctggtaccttttgtgagctgcctctctatctttgacagcacgagaacaagcatgattaaaccaaggctttttagcatgaggagtagagaaagtacgtggaatgtatgcctccattccagagacaatcacctttgtgatgcgctgggcactcacagaggggtctctctcctggaagcagtaatcattccacgggaaatcggaaaagtacatcctcaggtcgtcccaccgagctgaagaaaAATACCAGAAacatcacctcttcggtgggtccagaggatgtacaggagcgataggacagaatacagaaataaggttgtgatcggaggagcccaacggagagaacaatttgacagagtaagcagaagggttagaggtaacctcctcacttcccatatatacctcaccgggagtggcttgcgcccgttcggtaggtgtcttcctaccaaCTCCTACTTAGCTCAGTTGCATTTAGATCCAGTAAATTGAAAAAGTACCTTCTAGATCTTGATATATAGGTGGGACGGACCCAGattatttatttcctctattctttaagaAGATTGCTGCATTCTTAGCACCAAAACTTGCTGTACTATATAGGGTTATTGCTGAAGTCTggtagtttttcttcttgctGGCGCAAGGCCAACATCACCCCCATCCCGAAGGGAGCCTCAGCTTCAACTTTTCCTACTGAGTACCGCCCAATTTCTATTACTCCTATCCTCTCTAAGATCTTTGAGAGGCTTTTGGCTAAACGGCTTTCCATAAACTCTGATAAATTCAATCAGTTACCTGATTCTCAGTTCGAAGTCCGTAAGGGTTTGGGAACATGTGACGCTCTCTTGACTCTGTCTCATGACCTGCAGTCTTCTTTGGATCGTGGGCATGAGTCTCGAGTTGTTGCTATTGATTTTAGTTTTGCTTTTGATGTTGTGAATCACAGGGCTCTAATTTAAAAACTACAACTCCTTGGCATTGGTGGAAGTCTTCTCAGTATCTTTAAAGAATATATAACTAATCGATTACAgtgtgtggttgttgatggtgcctgctctgcttctctgcctgttgtttctggtgttcctcagggcagtgtccttggacctttatattttaacatttttatttctgacttgggcattaaccttgaaaataagcttatttcatatgctgatgatacaactctatactcctctgttcactctcctagcaacagaggtgaagttgctgcatctctgaatagggacttggcaatgatcaccgcttggtgtcaatTTTGGGGCATGAAGCTAaatgctaataaaacgcattccatttccatcagtagatcccgtaccttgaatccacctcatccttgtttgcatatttttggtgaacagattaaggatgtttctagtattcGTTTGCTGGGaatcactcttgattctaaactgttCCACtgttgcacagaagacaggcttacttcgtaagtgcctcaaaatatttgcttgtgactcaactgtaatcaaatctttttatgcattcattttgccccactttgagtattgtgctcctgcttggatgtctgctgccaattgccatttaaagttacttgacagagctgtCAATTCAGTTAAATTTATTtatccggcacttgttcttgatcttgatcatcggcgtccagttggtgcccttagcattttattaAAAGTTTTTTTTCATGAATAATCGGcgtcccttacacaatgctttgcctgatccttttactcctgcccgggtcacgaggtttgctcttagtcaaaacgatcttgcttttaaccTTTGAATTTTTGTAGCTAACACAATTACTCACGCTGTTTTCTTCCAATCATTGACAAATTTATGTAATCAGTTAAAAAATGACATTGTTATTTCTGCATACATTTCTagatttaagtctcgtgtgaatatctttttgaaacagtaattttgtttttcctccatttGGCTTTGaatggccagtttcttaactattcgttggctttgcttttctccagtaccttttagtattttgtgtggttcaacttgtatcTGCACCCAgcagggaggctttggtagcgtatcatcatcatcaccatcatcatcatcatcatcatcataataataataataataataataataataataataataataataataataataatacattttgGCAGTGATCGTGAGCGCAGCTTCAGTTTCATAGCGAGGCGATGCTATAAAGACAATAAGTAATAGGACATGGACCAAGAGCGAGCAGGAGAGACGTCTCAACACAGGCTTCGCAGCACCACCACATACACCCTCCGCTCCGTCTGTCGGTCTGGCGGTTCCTTGCTGTCGAGGTGTCAGCCCAAACTGAAATCTCCCTGTAGACCACCCAAATCCAAATTGCTCACTCCTTCGCCCATACTGATCTCTACTCAAATGTCACTCAATGAACACATTTGCAAAACAAAAAACTgaacaataatataaattgaaattaataATTATTTGAAACTCAAATCACTNNNNNNNNNNNNNNNNNNNNNNNNNNNNNNNNNNNNNNNNNNNNNNNNNNNNNNNNNNNNNNNNNNNNNNNNNNNNNNNNNNNNNNNNNNNNNNNNNNNNNNNNNNNNNNNNNNNNNNNNNNNNNNNNNNNNNNNNNNNNNNNNNNNNNNNNNNNNNNNNNNNNNNNNNNNNNNNNNNNNNNNNNNNNNNNNNNNNNNNNNNNNNNNNNNNNNNNNNNNNNNNNNNNNNNNNNNNNNNNNNNNNNNNNNNNNNNNNNNNNNNNNNNNNNNNNNNNNNNNNNNNNNNNNNNNNNNNNNNNNNNNNNNNNNNNNNNNNNNNNNNNNNNNNNNNNNNNNNNNNNNNNNNNNNNNNNNNNNNNNNNNNNNNNNNNNNNNNNNNNNNNNNNNNNNNNNNNNNNNNNNNNNNNNNNNNNNNNNNNNNNNNNNNNNNNNNNNNNNNNNNNNNNNNNNNNNNNNNNNNNNNNNNNNNNNNNNNNNNNNNNNNNNNNNNNNNNNNNNNNNNNNNNNNNNNNNNNNNNNNNNNNNNNNNNNNNNNNNNNNNNNNNNNNNNNNNNNNNNNNNNNNNNNNNNNNNNNNNNNNNNNNNNNNNNNNNNNNNNNNNNNNNNNNNNNNNNNNNNNNNNNNNNNNNNNNNNNNNNNNNNNNNNNNNNNNNNNNNNNNNNNNNNNNNNNNNNNNNNNNNNNNNNNNNNNNNNNNNNNNNNNNNNNNNNNNNNNNNNNNNNNNNNNNNNNNNNNNNNNNNNNNNNNNNNNNNNNNNNNNNNNNNNNNNNNNNNNNNNNNNNNNNNNNNNNNNNNNNNNNNNNNNNNNNNNNNNNNNNNNNNNNNNNNNNNNNNNNNNNNNNNNNNNNNNNNNNNNNNNNNNNNNNNNNNNNNNNNNNNNNNNNNNNNNNNNNNNNNNNNNNNNNNNNNNNNNNNNNNNNNNNNNNNNNNNNNNNNNNNNNNNNNNNNNNNNNNNNNNNNNNNNNNNNNNNNNNNNNNNNNNNNNNNNNNNNNNNNNNNNNNNNNNNNNNNNNNNNNNNNNNNNNNNNNNNNNNNNNNNNNNNNNNNNNNNNNNNNNNNNNNNNNNNNNNNNNNNNNNNNNNNNNNNNNNNNNNNNNNNNNNNNNNNNNNNNNNNNNNNNNNNNNNNNNNNNNNNNNNNNNNNNNNNNNNNNNNNNNNNNNNNNNNNNNNNNNNNNNNNNNNNNNNNNNNNNNNNNNNNNNNNNNNNNNNNNNNNNNNNNNNNNNNNNNNNNNNNNNNNNNNNNNNNNNNNNNNNNNNNNNNNNNNNNNNNNNNNNNNNNNNNNNNNNNNNNNNNNNNNNNNNNNNNNNNNNNNNNNNNNNNNNNNNNNNNNNNNNNNNNNNNNNNNNNNNNNNNNNNNNNNNNNNNNNNNNNNNNNNNNNNNNNNNNNNNNNNNNNNNNNNNNNNNNNNNNNNNNNNNNNNNNNNNNNNNNNNNNNNNNNNNNNNNNNNNNNNNNNNNNNNNNNNNNNNNNNNNNNNNNNNNNNNNNNNNNNNNNNNNNNNNNNNNNNNNNNNNNNNNNNNNNNNNNNNNNNNNNNNNNNNNNNNNNNNNNNNNNNNNNNNNNNNNNNNNNNNNNNNNNNNNNNNNNNNNNNNNNNNNNNNNNNNNNNNNNNNNNNNNNNNNNNNNNNNNNNNNNNNNNNNNNNNNNNNNNNNNNNNNNNNNNNNNNNNNNNNNNNNNNNNNNNNNNNNNNNNNNNNNNNNNNNNNNNNNNNNNNNNNNNNNNNNNNNNNNNNNNNNNNNNNNNNNNNNNNNNNNNNNNNNNNNNNNNNNNNNNNNNNNNNNNNNNNNNNNNNNNNNNNNNNNNNNNNNNNNNNNNNNNNNNNNNNNNNNNNNNNNNNNNNNNNNNNNNNNNNNNNNNNNNNNNNNNNNNNNNNNNNNNNNNNNNNNNNNNNNNNNNNNNNNNNNNNNNNNNNNNNNNNNNNNNNNNNNNNNNNNNNNNNNNNNNNNNNNNNNNNNNNNNNNNNNNNNNNNNNNNNNNNNNNNNNNNNNNNNNNNNNNNNNNNNNNNNNNNNNNNNNNNNNNNNNNNNNNNNNNNNNNNNNNNNNNNNNNNNNNNNNNNNNNNNNNNNNNNNNNNNNNNNNNNNNNNNNNNNNNNNNNNNNNNNNNNNNNNNNNNNNNNNNNNNNNNNNNNNNNNNNNNNNNNNNNNNNNNNNNNNNNNNNNNNNNNNNNNNNNNNNNNNNNNNNNNNNNNNNNNNNNNNNNNNNNNNNNNNNNNNNNNNNNNNNNNNNNNNNNNNNNNNNNNNNNNNNNNNNNNNNNNNNNNNNNNNNNNNNNNNNNNNNNNNNNNNNNNNNNNNNNNNNNNNNNNNNNNNNNNNNNNNNNNNNNNNNNNNNNNNNNNNNNNNNNNNNNNNNNNNNNNNNNNNNNNNNNNNNNNNNNNNNNNNNNNNNNNNNNNNNNNNNNNNNNNNNNNNNNNNNNNNNNNNNNNNNNNNNNNNNNNNNNNNNNNNNNNNNNNNNNNNNNNNNNNNNNNNNNNNNNNNNNNNNNNNNNNNNNNNNNNNNNNNNNNNNNNNNNNNNNNNNNNNNNNNNNNNNNNNNNNNNNNNNNNNNNNNNNNNNNNNNNNNNNNNNNNNNNNNNNNNNNNNNNNNNNNNNNNNNNNNNNNNNNNNNNNNNNNNNNNNNNNNNNNNNNNNNNNNNNNNNNNNNNNNNNNNNNNNNNNNNNNNNNNNNNNNNNNNNNNNNNNNNNNNNNNNNNNNNNNNNNNNNNNNNNNNNNNNNNNNNNNNNNNN includes the following:
- the LOC126983432 gene encoding uncharacterized protein LOC126983432, producing MELATPTPAPPPQEADPDSTNYKVWASLQGRPLDLKFAENMSAWGELGGDVRLCLGAEGPDNASFTGMITGVTLLTKEEVEEQEQEQKKEEKGEKKEKEEGIRTTGNCSVLLARNILTHPLDVSWTTKGPVLTLEWELPLDPCLTPPKTVWLQGSRAYQGSLRLCRSLGGHFPTEEEATGDLLKAHNCSTGDVLTWASGWEESEDDPTALCPVLLAEGGMDKWACYSKLDCTLCLVPEGLTYTLFGARRDFDRHYTLRTLADGTFEFQGQDTSTISQGELGWRLSSSLHNDELIQGSWVMGRQRWHPSGSLQQPTTTLPYKATEKTINTSTDILTFTVCNAIQFSSDDGVCLLRSERCDGRTDSPDGSDEEHCGSRRAISKDTNYDTRVSPFLGRKQKGILLYEIHVMFINKMSTEKGMASVEMNLYLDWEDSRIEFVDTKMGRNSLACDDIWTPTLNVFAGYTRGPVVQPRSNRSDCYIYWDQKPREEQQLGDPLMSRSFTKMNITQYQNLVMEFPCLLRVSKYPFGKYMCNLTFGIFRDHQYIKWKSMRPLEEDYNDLKYYGDRDLLDFRLEKVTAQVHHDGKLTFTLHLVGQPDYHLTNSFLPSALMFVICYSSLFFPISGFNERIMVSLTSLLVLVALFSQATNTYVRTPYYKLIDVWYVGLIFLCFAVVIANVLVNYLRVLRVKSQNDLMKKVLAARKCNIACQIFLLTLFMSLIFVFVLFNYNNL